In Primulina eburnea isolate SZY01 chromosome 14, ASM2296580v1, whole genome shotgun sequence, the following proteins share a genomic window:
- the LOC140812529 gene encoding indole-3-acetate O-methyltransferase 1-like, producing MTSKIDNVVVSNMKLEKMLSMKGGKGEASYVNNSQAQGQHARSMLHLLRETLDGVRLSSPDYPFVVADLGCSCGSNTIYMVDAIVKHMSKRYEEVGDGLPEFSAFFSDLPSNDFNTLFQLLPPYGGVSMEECLASDSCRSYFAAGVPGSFYRRLFPSKFVDVIYSAFSLHWLSQVPDVVLDKRSTAYNKGRIFIHGANESTALAFKKQFQSDLAAFLSSRSKEMKRGGAMFLVCLGRTCPDPTDQGGAGLLFGSHFQDAWDDLVQEGLISSEKRDNFNIPVYAPSLEDFKEVVEADGSFNINKLEVFKGGSPLVVNHPNDAAEIGRALANSCRSVSGVLVDAHIGDLLSDELFSRVASRATSHANELLDQLQFFHIVASLSLA from the exons ATGACTTCCAAGATAGATAACGTCGTCGTTTCTAATATGAAGCTTGAGAAAATGTTGAGCATGAAAGGAGGCAAAGGCGAAGCTAGCTATGTAAATAATTCTCAAGCtcag GGGCAACATGCTCGATCCATGCTCCACCTTCTGAGAGAGACACTGGACGGCGTGCGGCTGAGCTCGCCGGATTACCCCTTTGTGGTGGCGGACCTGGGGTGTTCTTGTGGAAGCAACACGATATACATGGTGGATGCCATCGTCAAACATATGAGTAAACGGTATGAGGAGGTAGGTGATGGGCTGCCGGAATTCTCGGCGTTTTTCTCCGATCTCCCTTCCAATGACTTCAACACGCTCTTCCAACTCCTCCCTCCCTATGGTGGGGTCAGCATGGAGGAGTGCCTCGCCTCCGACAGCTGCCGCTCCTACTTTGCTGCCGGAGTGCCGGGTTCGTTTTACCGGCGGCTCTTCCCCTCGAAATTTGTTGATGTTATTTATTCAGCTTTCTCTCTGCACTGGCTATCTCAG GTACCTGATGTGGTTTTGGACAAGAGATCAACGGCGTACAACAAAGGTAGGATATTCATCCACGGTGCAAATGAGAGCACCGCGCTTGCATTCAAGAAACAATTCCAATCTGATTTAGCAGCCTTCTTGAGCTCAAGATCCAAAGAGATGAAGAGGGGAGGAGCTATGTTCTTGGTTTGTTTGGGTCGGACTTGTCCCGATCCTACGGACCAGGGCGGCGCCGGCCTTCTCTTCGGCTCCCATTTTCAGGATGCTTGGGACGATCTTGTTCAAGAG GGTCTAATTAGTAGTGAAAAACGTGACAACTTCAATATCCCTGTGTACGCGCCAAGTCTAGAGGATTTCAAGGAGGTGGTGGAAGCAGATGGCTCTTTCAACATTAACAAGCTCGAAGTATTTAAAGGTGGAAGCCCACTGGTGGTGAACCACCCTAACGATGCGGCGGAGATTGGCCGAGCTCTAGCCAACAGCTGCCGTAGCGTCAGCGGCGTCCTTGTTGATGCCCACATTGGAGATCTGCTAAGCGATGAGCTCTTCTCTCGAGTTGCGAGCCGAGCCACGAGCCATGCAAATGAGCTGCTTGACCAGCTTCAGTTCTTTCATATAGTGGCATCTCTTTCTTTAGCTTAG